The genomic segment GCGCAAGGCCAAGGCCGGCGCTGACAGTGCCATTACCCAGTATTTTTTCAACGCCGACTGCTACTTCTACTTCGTCGAGCGCGTGCGCAAGCTGGGTGTGGAAACGCCGATCATCCCTGGCATCATGCCGATCACCAACTACAGCAAGCTAGCGCGTTTCTCTGACGCCTGTGGCGCTGAAATTCCGCGCTGGGTGCGCAAGCAGTTGGAATCCTACGGCGATGACATTGAAAGCATTCAGACGTTCGGTGAACAGGTAATTACCGAAATGTGCGAAAAGTTGCTGGCTGGCGGCGCACCGGGCTTGCACTTCTACACGCTGAACCAGGCCGAGCCTAGCTTGGCCATCTGGGACAACCTAAAGTTGGTCCGCTGAGCCATCGAACAGCTCCCTGGAAAAACAGGGAGCTGGTCAATGAACCTGCGAACTGCCACACTGTCCTACCAATGCGGTGTTAACAGGCTCTGTTATACTCCGTGCTTCCGCCAGGCTTACGCCCGGATGTCGTCATCGTCGAGATGCGGCAGGACCGGACGGGATCGCACGCCAGTCGCGATTCGAGCCAGGCATGACCATCCCAGGGCATCGCCCTATACAAGACAGGATTACTCATGTCCTTTGCTTCCCTCGGTCTCTCCGAGGCTTTGGCCGGTGCCGTCGAGGCTGCCGGTTACACCCAGCCTACACCGGTGCAACAGCGGGCCATTCCCGCCGTGTTGCAAGGACGCGACCTGATGGTCGCTGCACAGACGGGCACCGGCAAGACCGGTGGTTTCGCACTTCCCGTACTGGAAATTCTCTTCCCGGGCGGCCATCCCGACCGGGAACACCGTCATGGTCCGCGCCAACCGCGCGTGCTGGTGCTGACGCCCACCCGGGAGCTCGCTGCCCAGGTTCACGACAGCTTCAAGGTCTACGCCCGCGATCTGCCGCTGAAAAGCGCGGTGATCTTCGGTGGCGTCGGCATGAACCCACAAGTTCAAGCGCTGGCCAAGGGCGTCGACATTCTGGTCGCCTGCCCCGGCCGCCTGCTCGACCTGACCAACCAGAAGGCCATCGATTTATCCCACGTGGAAATCCTGGTCCTCGATGAAGCCGACCGCATGCTCGACATGGGCTTCATTCACGACGTCAAGAAGGTGTTGGCCAAGCTGCCGACCAAACGCCAGAACCTGCTGTTCTCGGCGACCTTTTCCAAAGACATCACCGACCTCGCCAGCAAACTGCTGCACGAGCCGGAAAAGATTCAGGTTACACCGCCAAACACCACGGTCGAGCGCATCGAACAACGGGTGTTCCGCCTGGCGGCTTCGCACAAACGCGCCCTGCTGGCCCATCTGATCACCCAGGGTGCCTGGGAACAGGTGCTGGTGTTCACCCGCACCAAGCATGGCGCCAACCGTCTCGCCGAATACCTCGACAAGCATGGTTTGCCGGCGGTCGCGATTCATGGCAACAAGAGCCAGAACGCCCGCACCAAGGCCCTGGCCGACTTCAAGGCCAACCAGGTGCGGATTCTGGTCGCTACCGATATCGCCGCGCGCGGCCTGGATATCGATCAGCTGCCTCATGTGGTCAACTTCGAGTTGCCCAACGTCGAGGAAGACTACGTACACCGTATCGGCCGTACCGGTCGCGCCGGTCGTAGTGGCGAGGCGATTTCACTGGTGGCGCCCGACGAGGAGAAACTGCTCAAGGGCATCGAACGGATGACCAAGCAGAAGATTCCAGACGGCGATCTGATGGGCTTCGACGCCAGCACCATTGAGGCCGAGAAGCCCGAAGTACGCGAGCCACGTCAGCCGCGTCCCGCCCGCAACAGCGAGCGCAAGCCACGCGCTGCCAAGGCGACGGAGCCGAGCGGCGAGCCGAAAGAGCGCGAGCGCAACCGCCGTGGACGGAACAGGCTGGACCGCGCGGTGCTGGAGCCTCTCCAGGTGGTGCCGGTGCCGGTGCCAGCCAGGGCAAAGGCAAACGGCAGGGGCAATCGCGCGGTAGCCAACCACGGCGCAAGAACGAGGGTCGCCGGATCGATAATGACGGCGGCGCTCGCCAGGACGTCGTTGCGAAGCCGAAGGAAAAGCAGCCAGTGATCATCCGCAAGGAGTCGAAGCTCGATCGGCTACCCAGCGCTGACCAACTGGACCAGCTACCGACGAAACCTCGCGGTGAGAAACCAGCCTTGCTGACCCGCAATCGCTGAGCGGGAAATGCCTAAATAAAAACGCCGCCCTCCGGGCGGCGTTTTTATTGGTGCGCCTGCAGTGCAGGCGTGGCGGATGCGCCCCGACGACAGTCAGCCTTCGCCGGGAATAGGCTCTGCTTGCTCGTCCCAGCCGCCACCCAGCGCCTTGAACAGATTGACCTCACTGACCATCTGCGCCAGGCGATCAGTGATGTACTGCTGCTGCACTTCGAACAGCTGGCGCTGGGCGTCAAGCAGCGTCAGGTAGCTATCCACACCGGTTCGGTAGCGTCGCTCCGCTAAGCGGAAGTAGTCTTCGCTGGTATCGAGCAGGTCGCGCTGCGCCTGCACCTGACGCGTATAGGTGGCCTGGGCAGCCAGACCATCGGCCACCTCGCGAAAGGCGGTCTGAATAGCCGTCTCGTATTGCGCTACCTGGATGTTGCGGCTGATTTCAGCGTAGTCGAGGTTGGCGCGCAGTTGTCCGGCATTGAAGATCGGCACACTGATGCTTGGCGAGAAATTCCAATAACGAGAGCCGCCGCCGAACAAGCCAGACAGTTCGCTGCTTGCCGTGCCCGCCGCGCCGGTCAGGCTGATGCTCGGGAAGAACGCCGCTCGGGCCGCGCCGATATTGGCATTGGCCGCCTTGAGCCGATACTCCGCCTGAATGATGTCCGGTCGTTTGTGCAGCAGGTCAGACGGCAGACCGACAGGCAACGCTGCCAGTTGCTCGCGCTGCAATTCGCCGGGAGCCGGCAGGTTACCGGGAGGGATGCTCTGTCCGAGCAGCAACGTCAGCGCATTGCGATCCTGCGCCACCTGGCGTGTGTACTGTTCGATGCGGACCCGCGCCGTATCCACGGCGCTGCGCGCCTGGCTCAGATCGAGCGCCGAGGCGACGCCCACATCGAAGCTGTGTTGCGTCAAACCGAGGCTTTGCTCGTAGGTTTTCAATGTGTCGCGGCTGACCTGCAGCAGGGCCTGATCGGCCTGTAACGTCAGCCAGGCGTTTGCAACGCTAGCGATCAGGCTGATCTGCGTGCTGCGCTGCGCCGCTTCGGTGGCGAAGTATTCCTGCAACGCTTGCTCACGCAGACTGCCGAGACGACCAAACAAGTCCAGTTCCCAAGACACCCCGAGCGTTGCACTGTATTGACTGCTTATCGTGCTCTGTCCGGTCTGATTGAGGTCGCCTGGCGTCCGTGTGCGACTGCCAGTACCGTCAGCGCTCACGATTGGCAGCAGGTCGGCTCGCTGGATGCGATACAGCGCACGATAGGCATCGACGTTAAGCGCCGCGACACGCAGGTCGCGGTTATTTTCCAACGCCACACCAATCAGTTGGCGCAGTGCCGGGTCGCGGAAGAATGCTTCCCAGTCCAGCTTCTGTTGCCCCTGAGCCGCGCTGACAACGCCCTCATAGGCTTCGCCCTCCGGCCAGTTGGCCGCCGTGGGAGCATCAGGACGCTGGTACTCGGGAATCAGGGAGCAGCCGCTCAACGCGGTCATCAGTGCCAGGGTCATTACCGACTTGTTCATTGCGAATCTCCCCTCGGTTCATCAGCGACCTTTTTTCTGCGCCCACTCAGCGAAGACACCACAACATAGAACAGCGGTACCCAGAATATGGCCAACAACATGGCGCTGAGCATGCCGCCGATCACGCCAGTACCAATTGCATGCTTACTACCCGCGCCCGCGCCGCTGGAAATCGCCAGCGGAAGCACACCGAGCATGAACGCGAGCGAGGTCATCACGATAGGCCGCAGACGTATGCGGCAGGCTTCGATTGCCGCGTCGACCAATGTCATGCCCTGCTCATGCAGCGTTTTGGCGAATTCGACGATCAGGATCGCGTTACGCGCCGACAAACCAATGGTAGTCAGCAGCCCCACCTGGAAGAAGACGTCATTAGACAGCCCACGCCCCATGGTGAACGCCAGTGCGCCGACGATACCCAGCGGCACGACCAGCATGACCGAGAACGGAATCGCCCAGCTCTCGTATAGCGCCGCGAGCGCGAGGAACACCACCAGCAGCGACAGAGCATACAGGGCCGGCGCCTGCGATCCGGACAGGCGCTCCTCATAGGACTGGCCTGTCCAGGAGTAGCCAATGCCGGTGGGCAATTGCTCGGCGATCCGTTCGACTGCGGCCATCGCCTCGCCGGAGCTGTAGCCCGGGGCGGCAGAGCCGAGAATCTCCATCGCCGGCACGCCATTGAAGCGCGTCAGCTTGGGTGGCCCGTAGGTCCATTCGCCGGTGGCAAAGGCAGTGAACGGCACCATCTCGCCGGCATCGTTGCGCACATACCACTTGCCAAGGTCCTCAGGATTCATCCGCGAGGAGGGCTCGCCCTGCATGTAAACGCGCTTGACGCGCCCGCGGTCGATGAAGTCGTTGACGTAGCTCGAACCCCAAGCGATGGACAGCGAGTCGTTGATCGTTGCGAGCGATACACCATGAGCACGCGCCTTTTCATCGTCGATGATCAGGTGGTACTGCGGCTCGTCCCGCAGGCCATTGAAGCGAACCCCGGTTAGCGTCGGATCCTGACCCGCCAGCTCCATGAACTTATCACGCGCTTGGGTCAGGGCCTCGTGACCGAGCCCGGCCTGATCCTGCAGATAAACGTCGAAACCGGTCGCATTGCCCAGCTCCATCACCGCTGGCGGTGCGAAGGCGAACACCATGGCGTCGCGCAGGCTGAAGAAATACCCCTGGGCTCGTTGGGCCAGGTCGAACACACCCTGCCCGGATTCGGTGCGCTCCTCCCATGGCTTGAGCATGATGAAGGCCATGCCAGAGCTCTGGCCGCGACCGGCGAAGTTGAAGCCGGTAATGGTGAACACCGAACGTACCGTCTCGCTTTCCTCTTTCAACAGGTAGTCGCGCATCTGCTCAACCACCTCCTGGGTGCGGCTGGCGGACGAGCCGGCTGGCGTCTGCACCTGGGCGAATAGCACGCCCTGGTCTTCCTCAGGCAGGAACGCGGTGGGAATGCGGGTAAACATCCAGACCATCACGCCAACGATGAGCAGATACATCAACAAGTAAGGCGCCTTGCGCCGCAACAAAGCAGCCACGCCGCTTTCGTAGCGACGGGTGCCACGGTCGAAGGTGCGGTTGAACCAGCCGAAGAAGCCGCGCTTGCCTTCGTGGTCACCGTCGTGCGGCTTGAGGATAGTGGCGCACAACGCCGGCGTGAAAATCAGCGCGACCAGCACCGACAGCACCATGGCCGAGACGATGGTGATGGAGAACTGGCGGTAGATCACCCCGGTGGAGCCACCGAAGAAGGCCATCGGCAGTAACACGGCTGAAAGCACCACGCCGATCCCCACGAGCGCGCCCTGGATCTGCCCCATGGACTTGCGCGTCGCCTCTTTGGCGGAGAGCCCCTCCTCGCGCATCACCCGCTCGACGTTCTCCACCACCACGATGGCATCGTCCACCAGCAGACCGATAGCCAGAATCATGGCGAACATGGTGAGTGTGTTAATGCTGTAGCCGAACGTCAGCAGGATCGCGAAAGTGCCGAGGATCACCACCGGTACGGCCAATGTCGGAATCAGCGTAGCCCGCAGATTCTGCAGGAACAGGAACATCACCAGAAAGACCAGCACGAAGGCTTCGACCAGCGTGTGCACCACACCTTCGATCGAGGCCGAGATCACTGGCGTGGTGTCGTACGGGTAAACCACCTCGACGCCCGGCGGAAAGAAGGGTTCCAGCTCGGATATGGTCTCGCGCACCGCGTTGGCGGTGTCCAGCGCGTTGCCACCGGCGGCCAGGCGAATGCCCAGGCCTGCGGCAGGCTGACCGTTGTATTCGGCGCGAATCGCATAGCTCTCCGCGCCGAGCTCGACTTTGGCGACGTCGCGTAGGCGCACCTGAGAGCCGTCTGCGTTGACCTTCAACAGGATCTTGCGGAACTGCTCAGGTGTTTCCAGACGCGTCTTGCCGATGATGGTGGCGTTGAGCTGCTGGGTTTCCAGCGCGGGCAGACCACCGAGTTGGCCGGACGATACCTGGACGTTCTGCTCCTGTATCGCCGAGCGGACATCAACAGCGGTCAGCTGATATTGCTGCAACTTGGCAGGATCAAGCCAGATGCGCATGGCGTATTGAGCGCCGAACACTTGAAAGTCACCAACACCCTGTGTACGGGAAATCGGATCCTGGATGTTGGCCACGATGTAGTTGGCCAGATCGTAGTTGCTCTGCTGGCCGTCCTTGGACACCAGCGCGACCACCATCAGGAAGTTGCGCGCCGATTTGGATACGCGGATGCCCTGCTGCTGGACCTGCTGCGGCAGCAAAGGGGTAGCCAGCTGCAGCTTGTTCTGCACCTGTACCTGGGCGATATCGGGATTGGTGCCCTGCTCGAACGTTACGTTGATGGTCATGCTACCGTCGGAGTTGCTCTCCGAGAAGATGTAGCGCAGCCCATCTAGGCCGTTGAGCTGCTGCTCGATGACCTGGACGACGGTATCTTGAACCGTTTGCGCCGAAGCGCCCGGGTAGTTGACCGAGATCGCCACGTTGGGCGGTGCGATACTGGGATACTGATTGACCGGCAGATTGAGAATCGCCAGCGTACCGGCGAGCATCAGCACCAGGGCGATAACCCAGGCGAAGATCGGCCGATCGATAAAGAATTTGGACATGTTCGGTTATTCCCCTTGGCCAGCGGCCGGCGCTGCGCCAGCCTGATCACTGGCCGGCCCGCCCTGCTGGACATTACCGGCCGGGCGTGGATCGACCTCGGCGCCCGGGCGAATGAACTGCAGCCCTTCGGTGATGACCCGGTCGCCGGGTTGCAAGCCGTCGCTGACCAGCCAGCGGTTGCCCACTGCGCGCTCCGTCTTGATCTGGCGCAGTTCGACCTTGTTATCCGGACCAACCACCATCGCTGTCGGCTCGCCGCGAGCATTGCGGGTGACGCCCTGTTGCGGCACCAGCAAGGCCTCCTGGCGAACGCCGGCCAACAGCCGCGCGTGGACGAACATACCCGGCAGCAGGTTCTTGTCCGGGTTCGGGAACACGGCGCGCAGGGTGACCGAGCCGGTGCCTTCGTCCACGGCTACCTCAGACACTTCGAGCGTACCCTCATGACCGTACTCGGAGCCGCCCGGCAATATCAGTCGGGCTTTGGCAGCGTTGTCGCCGGCCTGCTGCAGCCGACCACTTTCCAGATCACCGCGCAACGCGATCAGGTCCTGCACCGGCTGGGTCACATCGACATAGATCGGATCGAACTGCTGAATAGTTGCCAGTTCCTGCGTCTGGCCATTGCTGACCAGTGCCCCTTCGGTCACTGCAGAGCGGCCAATACGACCGGAGATGGGCGCAAGCACCTTGGTGTAACGGACATCGATCTTCGCCCGTTCGAGCTCGGCCTGAGCCTGCAGCGACGCCGCCCGGGCCTCGTCGTAGGCCTGCTGGCTCACCGCCTGCTCTTTGACCAGCAGCCCATAACGATCGGCCAGCGACTTGGCCGAGGCTAGCTGTGCCTCGGCACTTTTCAACGTGGCCTCGTAGACCGACGAATCGATCCGATAGAGCTGCTGCCCCTTCTTCACTTCACTGCCTTCGGTAAACAAGCGCTTCTGAATGATCCCATTGACCTGCGGACGAACCTCGGCAACACGGTAGGCCGTGGTGCGGCCCGGTAGCTCGGTAGTCAATGCAAACGGCTCAGCTTTCAGGGTCACGATGCCAACCTGCGGCTTCTCCTCGGGCGCGGCCGCTGCTGCCCCTTCGGCCTGATCGTCGCGACAGCCGCCGAGCAAAACTGCAACAACGAGAAAGGGGACCAGAGCAGCATTGGCTGGTTTGATTGACATGAAGGCGACCTCATTGAACAGACAGTCCCGAAGCGCGGACAGCTTGGGAAAATTCGGATGGCAGAATGAGAAGGAATATACTTACATGCACAACTGTTTGTAAACAGCTGATCGAGTTGCAACGCTCTATCGCAACGAGCCTGGGCAGATTGCGCATCGGCTGCGCAGACAGCAGAACGC from the Stutzerimonas stutzeri genome contains:
- a CDS encoding efflux RND transporter periplasmic adaptor subunit; this encodes MSIKPANAALVPFLVVAVLLGGCRDDQAEGAAAAAPEEKPQVGIVTLKAEPFALTTELPGRTTAYRVAEVRPQVNGIIQKRLFTEGSEVKKGQQLYRIDSSVYEATLKSAEAQLASAKSLADRYGLLVKEQAVSQQAYDEARAASLQAQAELERAKIDVRYTKVLAPISGRIGRSAVTEGALVSNGQTQELATIQQFDPIYVDVTQPVQDLIALRGDLESGRLQQAGDNAAKARLILPGGSEYGHEGTLEVSEVAVDEGTGSVTLRAVFPNPDKNLLPGMFVHARLLAGVRQEALLVPQQGVTRNARGEPTAMVVGPDNKVELRQIKTERAVGNRWLVSDGLQPGDRVITEGLQFIRPGAEVDPRPAGNVQQGGPASDQAGAAPAAGQGE
- a CDS encoding efflux RND transporter permease subunit, producing the protein MSKFFIDRPIFAWVIALVLMLAGTLAILNLPVNQYPSIAPPNVAISVNYPGASAQTVQDTVVQVIEQQLNGLDGLRYIFSESNSDGSMTINVTFEQGTNPDIAQVQVQNKLQLATPLLPQQVQQQGIRVSKSARNFLMVVALVSKDGQQSNYDLANYIVANIQDPISRTQGVGDFQVFGAQYAMRIWLDPAKLQQYQLTAVDVRSAIQEQNVQVSSGQLGGLPALETQQLNATIIGKTRLETPEQFRKILLKVNADGSQVRLRDVAKVELGAESYAIRAEYNGQPAAGLGIRLAAGGNALDTANAVRETISELEPFFPPGVEVVYPYDTTPVISASIEGVVHTLVEAFVLVFLVMFLFLQNLRATLIPTLAVPVVILGTFAILLTFGYSINTLTMFAMILAIGLLVDDAIVVVENVERVMREEGLSAKEATRKSMGQIQGALVGIGVVLSAVLLPMAFFGGSTGVIYRQFSITIVSAMVLSVLVALIFTPALCATILKPHDGDHEGKRGFFGWFNRTFDRGTRRYESGVAALLRRKAPYLLMYLLIVGVMVWMFTRIPTAFLPEEDQGVLFAQVQTPAGSSASRTQEVVEQMRDYLLKEESETVRSVFTITGFNFAGRGQSSGMAFIMLKPWEERTESGQGVFDLAQRAQGYFFSLRDAMVFAFAPPAVMELGNATGFDVYLQDQAGLGHEALTQARDKFMELAGQDPTLTGVRFNGLRDEPQYHLIIDDEKARAHGVSLATINDSLSIAWGSSYVNDFIDRGRVKRVYMQGEPSSRMNPEDLGKWYVRNDAGEMVPFTAFATGEWTYGPPKLTRFNGVPAMEILGSAAPGYSSGEAMAAVERIAEQLPTGIGYSWTGQSYEERLSGSQAPALYALSLLVVFLALAALYESWAIPFSVMLVVPLGIVGALAFTMGRGLSNDVFFQVGLLTTIGLSARNAILIVEFAKTLHEQGMTLVDAAIEACRIRLRPIVMTSLAFMLGVLPLAISSGAGAGSKHAIGTGVIGGMLSAMLLAIFWVPLFYVVVSSLSGRRKKVADEPRGDSQ
- the adeC gene encoding AdeC/AdeK/OprM family multidrug efflux complex outer membrane factor encodes the protein MNKSVMTLALMTALSGCSLIPEYQRPDAPTAANWPEGEAYEGVVSAAQGQQKLDWEAFFRDPALRQLIGVALENNRDLRVAALNVDAYRALYRIQRADLLPIVSADGTGSRTRTPGDLNQTGQSTISSQYSATLGVSWELDLFGRLGSLREQALQEYFATEAAQRSTQISLIASVANAWLTLQADQALLQVSRDTLKTYEQSLGLTQHSFDVGVASALDLSQARSAVDTARVRIEQYTRQVAQDRNALTLLLGQSIPPGNLPAPGELQREQLAALPVGLPSDLLHKRPDIIQAEYRLKAANANIGAARAAFFPSISLTGAAGTASSELSGLFGGGSRYWNFSPSISVPIFNAGQLRANLDYAEISRNIQVAQYETAIQTAFREVADGLAAQATYTRQVQAQRDLLDTSEDYFRLAERRYRTGVDSYLTLLDAQRQLFEVQQQYITDRLAQMVSEVNLFKALGGGWDEQAEPIPGEG